GAATCGAGGTTAGTCGAGAAATTGCGCGCCAGGTGGGCGCGCGAGCAATCTGCTCCTCTACGGTAGAACCAGGTGTCGACGCCTCGCGTCTGCACGGACGTAGCGGCAGAAGAACATCAAGCGACAGCACACAGACAAGTTGGAGGACACGTGCCCAGGGACACCGAGAGCATCGAGCGCGAGATCGAGAAGGCGCGTAACCAGCTCGCGAGCACACTCGACGAACTGACGGTACGTACCAACCCGAAGCGGCTGGTCGAGAACACCAAGAAGACGGTGCTCGCCAAGCTGAACGAGCCGAATGTGAAGTACGCGTTGATCGCCGTGGGATCCGTTGTCGGACTCCTGGTCATTCGCAAGATCATTCGCTGATCACCGCCACCGGACATGAAGAAGGCCCCCATCTCGATGAGATGGGGGCCTTCTTGCAAGTGCGCCCACAGGGACTCGAACCCCGGACCCAGTGATTAAGAGTCACTTGCTCTACCAACTGAGCTATAGGCGCTCGCTCTTGCGAGACAGAACATTAGCCGACAGCCTCAGCAGTTTGCAAAACGCGTCGTCGCAATCGTGACGGCAGTTACATCGCGCGTCTCTTTCAGGCCTGCGGCGGACGGGAACTCGTCCACCCGATCCGACCCTCGAGTTGCTGCGCGAGCGAGAGAATTGTCAGCTCGCCGTTCGGTCGCGACACCAGTTGGACGCTGAGGGGGAGCCCGGCGGAGGAAAATCCGGCAGGCACGGCCGCCGCCGGATTGCCGCACACATTCCAGATCGAGCAGTACGCCGCGATCGGCAAGGCTTTGCGGACGGCGGACAGCAGGCCGGTGCCTTCGAGTTGACCGATCCGCCGCGGTAACGCGGGTGTGGTTGGCGTCAGCACGATGTCGTACGTGTCGAAAACCTGGTTGACGGTGTGCGCGATCCGTTGGCCCCGCCGGTATGCGGACCTGCCGACGCGCCCCGGCGACGCGATCCTGCCGATCGACGACAGTGCGCGGGTTCGCTTTTCGAGGAGGTCCGGCCGGTCGACGCGTAAGGCCTCGTCGCGAACGCCGCCGAGTACCTGGGGCAGGAATGACGCTGTTGCATCGGGATAGTCGGGATCGTGTTCGTCGACGTGATGCCCCAACGCGCTCAACATTTCTGCGACGGCACGAACTCCGGCAACCACTTCGGGCGCCGGTGTGATGCCGCGCACAGGACAGCGGGTGGACACCGCGATGCGCAGGGATCCGGGTGGGCGTGCGGCGGCCTCGGTGAAGCTCCCCTCGAGTGGCTGAGCCCGGTAATCGTCCACCGCCGTAGTGCCGGTGATGGCGTCGTAGACGAGTGCGCTGTCCCGAACCGAACGCGTGAGCGGGCCGAGCGTCCCGAGACTGCGCCACAGGTTGCCGTTCGGTGCGGTGCTCACCCGTCCACGCTGCGCTTTCAGTCCGAACAATCCGCAGAACGCCGACGGAAGTCGGATGGAACCGCCGCCGTCGCCGCCGATTCCCGCGGCCACCATGCCCGACGCGACAGCCGCTGCCGTGCCGCCGCTCGATCCTCCCGTAGATACTGTTGTGTTCCAAGGATTTCGGGTGTACCCGTGTGCGGCTGTCTCGGTGAACGGCCAGATGCCGAACTCCGGCATCGTGGTTTTTCCGATGACGACTGCGCCGGCGTCGCGTAGGCGCCGGACTACCTCAGAGTCTTCTTTCGCGATTCGCGTAACGGCCGCGCCGCCGTACGTTGTCGGTGTTCCGGCTACGTCGTTCTCGTCCTTGATCGCGATGGGCACGCCGTGCAGTGGACCGACCGGGTCGCTGGAGGCCTGGCGCTCGTCGAGTCGGGTGGCTTCGGCGATTGCCTCGTCGGCGAGTACGCGGGTGAAGGCGTTGAGTGTGGGATTGAGGCGTTCGATCCGCCGAAGAGTCTGTTCGGTCAATTCACGAGCCGACAGTTGGCCGCTGCGGATCAGTTCGGCTTGACCGACGACGCCGGCAAATGCGACTTCCGAATCGGGCAGATCAGTCATGGCTCGCTCCATTGTGTCGGGTTCGCTGGAGTGTATTCGCCGTCGGACACAAAAAAGATCCCCACCTTGTTTCCAAGGTGGGGATCTTTGCAAGTGCGCCCACAGGGACTCGAACCCCGGACCCAGTGATTAAGAGTCACTTGCTCTACCAACTGAGCTATAGGCGCTCGCTCTTGCGAGACAGAACATTAGCCGAACCGTTCCGTCGGGAGCAAATCGCCTGGTGGGGCGTCGGCGGCCGGGCGATTTATGTGGCGTTGCCGGAAATCGGTAACATAACAAGCGGTACGAAACGATTGATACTTGAACGTTACTCTTCGACGGGGTTTCCATGACCGAGAGTAACGACTGCGCCTGGCATCATTGAGCTGGCGCAATTGCTGGTCGTTAACATGTGAAGCGGAGTCGAACAAATGAGTCGTCAGTGGTGGGGCCTATCCGTGCGTGGGGGGACAGGCCGAGTCTCGAGGGGCGCCGCAATGGCTGCCGTGTCGTTGGGTGCGTTGGTTCTGGTGACCGCGTGCACGTCCAGTGGGGCTGCCGTGAACACCGAGGGTGCCGCGCCGATCGACTCCAATCCTCTGACTGAGCTCATCAAGCCTAAAGTCACCGCCACCGTCGCTGACGGCGCAATCGGTTTCTCTCCGGGAGATCCGGTCCGCATCGACGTCGCCGACGGCACCCTGTCCGACGTTCGGATGGTCAACGCCGAGGGTAAGACGGTTGCCGGCGCGATTGCAGTCGACGGAGCGTCGTGGGTGACCGCTGAACCCCTGGGCTACAACCGCAAGTACAAGATCGAGGCCCAGGCTTACGGTTTGGGCGGCGCCAGCACCACGGTGACGTCGTTCACGACCAGTGCGCCCGGCAACCTCACCAAGCCGTACGTGATGCCGGGCGAGGGTTCGGTGGTCGGTATCGGCCAGCCGATCGCCGTGCAGTTCGACGAGAACATTCCCGATCGCAAGGCTGCCGAAGAGTCCATCACCGTCACGACGACCCCGGCCGTCGAAGGTGCTTTCTACTGGGTCAACAACCGTGAGGTGCGGTGGCGTCCGGAGGAATACTGGGCGCCGGGCACCAAGGTCGACGTCAAGGTCAACGTCTACGGACGCGATCTGGGCAAGGGCGTCTTCGGTCAGGAGGACGCCACGACGTCCTTCGACATCGGTGATTCCGTGATCGCGATTGCCGACGACAACACGAAGCAGGTCACTTTCCAGGTCAACGGCGAGACTGTCATGACCATGCCCACGTCGATGGGTAAGGACAGCACCCCCACCGACAATGGTGTCTACATCATCGGCGACCGGTTCGCGAACATGGTCATGGACTCCTCGACGTACGGAGTGCCTGTCACGTCGTCCGACGGATACAAGACTCCGGTCGACTGGGCGACACGAATGTCCTACAGCGGCATCTTCTTCCATTCGGCGCCGTGGTCCGTCGGGCAGCAGGGTTACTCCAACACCAGCCACGGCTGCCTCAACCTGAGCCCCGCCAACGCCAAGTGGGTATACGACAACACCAAGCGCGGCGACATCGTCATCGTGAAGAACACTGTCGGTGGCACGCTCTCGGGTACCGACGGCCTCGGGGACTGGAACATCCCGTGGAACGTGTGGAAGGCCGGTAACGCGGACGTCTGAGTGCGTCCCTGAATCAATACGAATGCCCCCAGCTGATCGGCTGGGGGCATTCGTATTTTCACAACCACATGCGGTGTTGCACAACCAAAAGAACCCCCGGAAATATCTTTCGACATTTCCGGGGGTTCCCTTTGGGTGAGCGACGGGACTCGAACCCGCGACAGCCAGGATCACAACCTGGTGCTCTACCAACTGAACTACGCCCACCATTGCCTCGGCGACCGGTTTGACCCGGTTGCTTTGACGTAGAAGATACTAGCCTGAAAGTTGGCCAGGATGCCAATCGGCAGGTCAGGCAGGCCCGAGGCCCTCTACGACGGCTGCGATCTCTGCGCTGGACGGTCCGGGCGCGGGGACAAATGCGGTGCCGCGGTAGTACTTGAGTTCGCGGATGGATTCCTTGATGTCGGCCAGGGCGCGGTGCGCGAGGCCCTTTTCGGGCTGGCCGAAGTAGATCCGCGGGTACCAGCGACGCGAGAGTTCCTTGATGGAACTGACGTCGATCATCCGGTAGTGCAGGTAAGTGTCCAGGGCGCTCATGTCCCGCGAGATGAATCCGCGGTCGGTGGCGATGGAATTGCCGGCCAGGGGAGCAGTGCCGGCGACGGGAACGTGCTCACGGATATAGGCGAGCACCTCTTTCTCCGCTTCGGCGAGGGTGACCGTCGACTTGCGAACTTCTTCGGTCAGACCTGATTTGGCGTGCATCTTCTTCACGACGTCCGGCATGGCGGCCAATGCGTCGTCGTCGGCGTGGATGACGATGTCCACGCCTTCGCCCAAGATGTTCAATTCGCTGTCGGTTACCAGAGCCGCAATCTCGATGAGTTTGTCCGACTCCAGCCGCAGCCCGGTCATTTCACAATCGATCCATACCAATTTGTCCTGCACCAGGAACACAGTAGTAGGCGCGGCCGGAAGGATAAGGTCTGCGGTGACAGTCGACGCGCGTAATTCTTCTTTTGTAGTGCAAATGAGGAGGGCCTTGTATGACCGTGGATCCCAAGGACAGTGCTGTTTCGCTCACGCCGGCCGAGAAGGCGAAAGTGGCCAAGGCGGCCGCTGCCGAAGCTGCTCGGGTTGCTGCCGAGGCCGCACAAGCCGCCGAGGATGCCGAGCGTGAGGCCCTAGCTGCGGAGAGTGCTGCTGCGGAGGGCACGGAGACGCAGTCCGCTCCGTCCGGTGCCGCTGTCGAGATCGCTACGGGCTATGCGTCGGAGGGGCAGGCACTGGAGCTGGGGTCGATCGTTGTCGACGGAGTTGCCGATCCCGCCGCCCGGGTGCGCATTCCCTTGGCCACCGTGAACCGTCACGGCTTGATTGCCGGTGCAACCGGTACGGGTAAGACGAAGACATTGCAGGGCATCGCGGAACAACTCTCAGCAGCGGGTGTGCCCGTCGTGATGGCGGATGTGAAGGGTGATCTCTCGGGATTGTCGAAAGCCGGTGAGAGCAACGACAAGATCACGGCCCGCGCTGTCGAGACGGGCGACGACAACTGGACTCCGTCCGGGATGCCCGTCGAATTCCTGTCGCTGGGAACCGGCGGTATCGGGATTCCGGTCCGCGCCACGATCACCAGTTTCGGGCCGATCCTGCTCAGTAAGGTTTTGGGCCTCAACGAGACTCAGGAGTCCACGCTGGGATTGATTTTCCACTGGGCGGACATTCAGGGTCTTGCGTTGTTGGATCTCAAGGACTTGCGTTCCGTCATTGCGCATCTCACCAGTGCCGAAGGCAAAGCAGATCTGAAGGGGATCGGCGGCGTATCCACGGCTACGGCCGGGGTCATCCTGCGCGCTTTGGTCAATCTCGAGGCTGACGGCGGCGACACCTTCTTCGGTGAACCGGAACTCGAAACCGAGGATCTGCTGCGGGTAGTCGGTGGCGCCGGCGTCATCACACTCTTCGAACTCGGCGCGCAGGCCGCGCGGCCTGCGATGTTCTCCACCTTCCTGATGTGGGTACTGGCAGACCTGTTCCAGACCCTGCCGGAGGAAGGGGACTTGGAGAAACCCAAGTTGGTGTTCATCTTCGATGAGGCCCATCTCTTGTTCGCCGACGCGTCGAAGGCCTTTCTCCAGCAGGTCGAGCAGACCGTGAAGCTGATTCGTTCCAAGGGCGTCGGCGTGTTCTTCTGCACGCAGTTGCCCACCGATATCCCCAATTCTGTTCTGTCGCAGCTGGGTGCGCGGGTGCAGCATGCTTTGCGCGCGTTCACTCCGGACGATCAGAAGGCGCTCAACAAGACGGTTCGCACCTACCCGAAGACGGAGCATTACGACCTGGAGAAGGCTCTCACATCGTTGGGAACCGGTGAGGCTATCGTTACCGTCCTCTCGGAGAAGGGGGCGCCGACGCCGGTGGCCTGGACCAAGATTCGTCCACCCCGCTCCTTGATGGACACGATCGGCAACGACGCCATCAAGGCTGCGGCCGCGTCGAGTCCGCTCTACCAGAAGTACGGCCAGACCATCGATCGTGAATCGGCGTACGAGAAACTGACAGCGAAGGTGGCCGGGGCACCCACGGCAGACCCGTCGCTGGATCTGCCGCCGCTACCGGA
The nucleotide sequence above comes from Rhodococcus sp. KBS0724. Encoded proteins:
- a CDS encoding DUF3618 domain-containing protein, translated to MPRDTESIEREIEKARNQLASTLDELTVRTNPKRLVENTKKTVLAKLNEPNVKYALIAVGSVVGLLVIRKIIR
- the orn gene encoding oligoribonuclease, producing the protein MQDKLVWIDCEMTGLRLESDKLIEIAALVTDSELNILGEGVDIVIHADDDALAAMPDVVKKMHAKSGLTEEVRKSTVTLAEAEKEVLAYIREHVPVAGTAPLAGNSIATDRGFISRDMSALDTYLHYRMIDVSSIKELSRRWYPRIYFGQPEKGLAHRALADIKESIRELKYYRGTAFVPAPGPSSAEIAAVVEGLGPA
- a CDS encoding Ig-like domain-containing protein produces the protein MAAVSLGALVLVTACTSSGAAVNTEGAAPIDSNPLTELIKPKVTATVADGAIGFSPGDPVRIDVADGTLSDVRMVNAEGKTVAGAIAVDGASWVTAEPLGYNRKYKIEAQAYGLGGASTTVTSFTTSAPGNLTKPYVMPGEGSVVGIGQPIAVQFDENIPDRKAAEESITVTTTPAVEGAFYWVNNREVRWRPEEYWAPGTKVDVKVNVYGRDLGKGVFGQEDATTSFDIGDSVIAIADDNTKQVTFQVNGETVMTMPTSMGKDSTPTDNGVYIIGDRFANMVMDSSTYGVPVTSSDGYKTPVDWATRMSYSGIFFHSAPWSVGQQGYSNTSHGCLNLSPANAKWVYDNTKRGDIVIVKNTVGGTLSGTDGLGDWNIPWNVWKAGNADV
- a CDS encoding amidase; amino-acid sequence: MTDLPDSEVAFAGVVGQAELIRSGQLSARELTEQTLRRIERLNPTLNAFTRVLADEAIAEATRLDERQASSDPVGPLHGVPIAIKDENDVAGTPTTYGGAAVTRIAKEDSEVVRRLRDAGAVVIGKTTMPEFGIWPFTETAAHGYTRNPWNTTVSTGGSSGGTAAAVASGMVAAGIGGDGGGSIRLPSAFCGLFGLKAQRGRVSTAPNGNLWRSLGTLGPLTRSVRDSALVYDAITGTTAVDDYRAQPLEGSFTEAAARPPGSLRIAVSTRCPVRGITPAPEVVAGVRAVAEMLSALGHHVDEHDPDYPDATASFLPQVLGGVRDEALRVDRPDLLEKRTRALSSIGRIASPGRVGRSAYRRGQRIAHTVNQVFDTYDIVLTPTTPALPRRIGQLEGTGLLSAVRKALPIAAYCSIWNVCGNPAAAVPAGFSSAGLPLSVQLVSRPNGELTILSLAQQLEGRIGWTSSRPPQA
- a CDS encoding helicase HerA-like domain-containing protein, yielding MTVDPKDSAVSLTPAEKAKVAKAAAAEAARVAAEAAQAAEDAEREALAAESAAAEGTETQSAPSGAAVEIATGYASEGQALELGSIVVDGVADPAARVRIPLATVNRHGLIAGATGTGKTKTLQGIAEQLSAAGVPVVMADVKGDLSGLSKAGESNDKITARAVETGDDNWTPSGMPVEFLSLGTGGIGIPVRATITSFGPILLSKVLGLNETQESTLGLIFHWADIQGLALLDLKDLRSVIAHLTSAEGKADLKGIGGVSTATAGVILRALVNLEADGGDTFFGEPELETEDLLRVVGGAGVITLFELGAQAARPAMFSTFLMWVLADLFQTLPEEGDLEKPKLVFIFDEAHLLFADASKAFLQQVEQTVKLIRSKGVGVFFCTQLPTDIPNSVLSQLGARVQHALRAFTPDDQKALNKTVRTYPKTEHYDLEKALTSLGTGEAIVTVLSEKGAPTPVAWTKIRPPRSLMDTIGNDAIKAAAASSPLYQKYGQTIDRESAYEKLTAKVAGAPTADPSLDLPPLPDLSQLPPPPPVEPDGPNIAEQILGNSAVKSFLKSAASAAGREISRSIFGTGSRRRR